From the genome of Pieris rapae chromosome 5, ilPieRapa1.1, whole genome shotgun sequence, one region includes:
- the LOC111004449 gene encoding uncharacterized protein LOC111004449 isoform X3 — translation MAPLAWCDYCCYALSCSIAGLGCAIKFASPTVASAACGSSSSSSTSSSSSSSSSSSSTSSDSDTPDAGTQNPPDDSNVALAAACQLQVIDDADLAELFPEQSSSAPVQQTNFTTFAEHSAAPDDDKSPVDNGDGSSSEMELTPQLVTAAIQRATADSSGSENECSNSETVQNTSHYASSLLQQFVAQTQLLSNSAPLSNINSSSISCGLNAKDGNIQSTIGDCVLGQLNNLPEISPITPNFLSGSTHLSPQHTEELSLINKDLAEISSVADSVDIANPPSLDDCVENNDFMNLDIAGTSVLGSASDLLQSSHITIANNDVNSLNQIDPNKLYSINANSLESQDDSKNVAVESRRKRGRPRKVKKNEEFVKKGAESQRDDKQAANVDNHFHNSNDPPNVSPDSGILSNHNSPTQSPLRRLDIDEGSSRNRRKSVQKENTSERKSARSKSKTRTRTQDRSDSSDNDFRKKRSETEIKQIKTEAPSPVPLKQEPNRLEKPKKNDRKIDIAALDRMLYATDRVLYPPRKRPGRKPQAKTKPIKTASKTLKDKNQYNSGDSDNDSASPNRSVLSGVYAKRKELNSKLAVLPKKSSKTITNTWRENQSENEAAADDMIDPTWKEIDLNPKYKDLLSGYKSDYEFKPYKSCSRLIESGYKSDYGFRSGYKSDYNRSGYKTDYKSGYKTDKSGYKTDYSVRSGRRRIKKLKKTRSVRNRSYYKNQKHFVSDQEILLLSNKTFSSLTLGHSSSDSECDNYMRKSAASPKYISVCTKYPLPSKYDYSFKKNNQKNILRVNSSDPFAPGPVFSGLQRPVTTYNIFKVSHNNNNTLLKPPGQSKASSGTLPPLKPVFTHKFGVSPLTSTKQPQKEVDKINSRNLSPRNRKHTKFTATAPLPTPKKEHVKPLPNIFEKAKNSYIPNKSLSRNVFLNFKKSNIKPTYHIKKHRRTVVLAPPKINLKPTERPSRITIKTESKHHRHRSKRRHRSRSVSRCRESANRNVAETIDQKFNTDMDNLINNFIKLCQVAPKLLTNVALNSPKHVEKEKPQSDTATTKVVKRTSKKRKTSDNLETATPTSKRRHKKQLAESQNKGGKDTNEHKLPLKKRHYHINSSTSNSLSLSLVTSEFDENLKNEAGSEKFLCTESDCLVDLQTQDAENSPKPKAVSEKSKRPGESLKIAASESKIISELLPKETKTDSDTKSIIIKKDESNSPVMDDSASNSINITDDDLLIKKPSEEQSELSKKIYETSEKLKAVHKMVHDLEKSLPKTKDVDVKPESSKLDTSRISSPRSETKSSPMRNPIVTPKKRHRLEAEKDTSHSNIDNVVQSLSKKISEEKPLMSDKKDINENTSQEDVKDDDKNSSTSPNTTSVPTSGSGTDPLKSMSARSLYKSAIPPAQKSEIMTRKKNRLEGLTSNLVSKINPSAATKVLDTLLNNNIRKSIESRILEKEKSNSDSSCSNKSDDKIRGKDSPNNQINTRASVIKSPVSKGKLLETKCKTRTSDSLTGNTVVVNVDNPTGIFESSVDLEDQIPKSSICVSNILAEKNKKMKNHDLKSSILSSIDTESDIPLSLIAESSDSIIRPKRGESIAAVISDKIQETAGGHNLRQPKRNLMTDSDDANEKKKKKTSNNIIRESKLVLPSKILIPKVQAERMPIGNIIKKCNLQTKKSEQTAEPNDTIKTIDPVKKKPRRRKAFNRTGFPNVKRKKKKVESNNSANSSHDQLGSEDTDSSAFERVPKDGEAMSNFLERTTNMQPELKIVLNKDECPKQGRLTVVALEKLQGREAVNKSNKQTDKAAPEKKTSSILRAPALQLKQKTDKEIKNHINKWEVLSETDSIPSLASSLGNDPEDSIPLSLLNLKQKANRVENIERLKRKSRVLSPSNEIEQIFSKRKVVEKTCKVGLRPKSSLAVLYPSERRHTRSFDNTAEDGKIKPRKSENKKVLEVTEKEKIKPLGIITRRKSRSCQLNKKVANDVVNSSRESSLETIVSRKMPLSREPSVDTLLDHDENEPLPLNEKEIDFEKSIDVISKNIICKKRVAASRDGSPSNGVDSKERIVSKKNPRLRKKFLLAGLFSEYYKEDPKPEGKGKNLVTQTEFPPGLLGPPPYCERWVRKRLIHFTLPYDIWWEQHYNQPVPSWNYKKIRTNVYYDVKPSAEECESVACNCAPSSGCNEDCINRLVYSECSPQLCPSGDKCKNQRIQRHEWASGLEKFMTENKGWGVRTKHRITSGDFILEYVGEVVSDKEFKERMATRYARDTHHYCLHLDGGLVIDGHRMGGDGRFVNHSCRPNCEMQKWTSNGTFRMALFALRDIDPDEELTYDYNFSLFNPAVGQPCKCDSEDCRGVIGGKSQRITKQPLKTQSRTPSNASNQSSTSNQPRVGRPRKAVKCNKKSDQLNVSACDIKNMTILKYQQHLNKLWQEPQLKPLTAKERALVKDRHCFLFRNLENVRRTREKITLPMPPSPVSNVPSVSLPPVPEVINVDPLALPDTMNPQVFHKKLQNLRASKEKILKLAKFEDDSTLDMKQRLGRVFKALFTILTTFKGDEDKPICTPLLKLKNQKSDSISDLNGIQNKIDNNDYESIVQFDSDVSGLMSMLMREYSKATAVGSAAAQLKKVYTTAKLEFAEHLSKILGSQESLPSGFIQKTKPEEVILCICGLHVEEGLMVQCGNSRCGVWQHARCMRLADTSSTHYCHLCSTEPVDREIPLDEYTEEGHQFYLSLMRDGLQVRQGDTVYVLRDIPINDKHPDVSQKTGDKTDSPKTKRVDRKKLKNIKGKEKEDVTVNKDNEVRKHTYQTIGCVPVSELDIFRVERLWKHKDTQERYVYGHHYLRPHETFHEPTRKFFHNEVMRVPLYEAVPIELVMSQCWVMDLNTYCKGRPVGASEAHVYICELRVDRTAHLFTKVSRPKYPLCTKPYAFDHFPQRLKISRTYAPHEVLPEYLKGRAGKNFLATDKPKPTNEIKKKPSTSAISSVNKALTPSQRREQQKERVNEIARGLLTRGGQRGAVDASYLLAPRVARRPRARLS, via the exons ATGGCACCTCTCGCTTGGTGTGATTATTGTTGTTATGCTCTTTCGTGTTCGATAGCTGGATTAGGTTGTGCAATAAAg TTTGCATCACCGACGGTGGCGAGTGCAGCGTGTGGTAGCAGCTCTTCTTCCTCGACTTCCTCGTCGTCGTCATCATCGTCATCCTCTTCATCAACATCATCTGACTCAGATACGCCTGATGCGGGTACACAGAACCCGCCCGATGACTCGAATGTTGCCCTTGCCGCGGCCTGCCAGTTACAG GTCATCGACGATGCAGACCTCGCGGAACTATTTCCAGAGCAATCGTCGAGTGCGCCGGTGCAGCAGACTAATTTCACGACGTTCGCTGAACACAGCGCGGCACCGGACGACGATAAATCTCCTGTTGATAATG GCGACGGATCCAGCAGTGAGATGGAGCTTACGCCCCAGTTAGTTACAGCTGCAATACAGAGAGCAACGGCTGATTCCTCTGGATCGGAAAATGAATGCTCCAATTCGGAGACAGTGCAGAATACATCACATTACGCGTCAAGTTTATTACAGCAGTTTGTTGCTCAAACACAACTTTTAAGCAATTCTGCACctttatctaatataaattcttCATCAATATCCTGTGGATTAAATGCAAAAGATGGAAACATTCAATCGACGATAGGGGATTGTGTGCTGGGACAGTTAAATAATCTACCAGAAATATCACCAATTACACCAAACTTCCTAAGTGGGAGTACTCATTTAAGTCCCCAACATACTGAAGAGTTgtcactaataaataaagatcttGCGGAAATATCATCTGTTGCCGATTCGGTCGATATAGCCAACCCACCGAGTTTAGACGATTGTGTTGAGAATAACGACTTTATGAACCTGGATATAGCAGGAACTTCGGTACTGGGTAGTGCAAGTGATCTATTACAGAGTTCACATATCACAATCGCCAACAACGATGTCAACTCGTTGAATCAAATTGACCCAAACAAATTGTACTCAATCAATGCGAATTCGCTCGAATCTCAAGATGACTCGAAAAATGTTGCTGTTGAATCTAGAAGAAAAAGAGGTCGACCgcgaaaagtaaaaaaaaatgaggaATTTGTAAAGAAAGGAGCTGAATCTCAAAGGGATGACAAACAAGCCGCCAATGTCGACAATCACTTTCACAATAGTAATGACCCACCAAATGTTTCGCCTGATTCTGGAATTTTATCAAATCATAATTCACCAACTCAATCACCATTACGTCGTCTTGATATTGATGAGGGTAGCAGCAGAAATAGAAGGAAATCTgttcaaaaagaaaatacgTCAGAAAGAAAAAGTGCAAGGTCGAAATCAAAAACGCGAACCCGAACTCAAGATAGGTCTGATTCCAGTGACAATGATTTTAGGAAGAAAAGAAGTGAAACTGagataaaacaaatcaaaactGAAGCCCCATCACCAGTCCCACTTAAACAAGAACCGAATAGATTGGAAAAACCAAAGAAAAACGACCGTAAAATCGATATCGCGGCCTTAGATAGAATGCTGTATGCGACGGATAGAGTCCTTTACCCGCCACGAAAAAGGCCGGGTAGAAAGCCACAAGCAAAAACAAAACCTATAAAAACAGCTTCAAAAAcactaaaagataaaaatcagTATAACTCTGGTGACAGTGATAATGATTCAGCTTCTCCTAATAGATCTGTTCTGTCAGGGGTGTATGCTAAAAGGAAAGAACTCAATAGTAAACTTGCAGTCCTGCCAAAAAAGAGCAGTAAAACAATAACTAATACTTGGAGGGAAAATCAAAGTGAAAATGAAGCTGCCGCAGATGACATGATTGACCCTACATGGAAAGAAATAGATCTAAATCCAAAGTACAAAGATCTCCTCTCGGGATATAAAAGtgattatgaatttaaacCATACAAAAGCTGTAGTAGACTTATTGAATCGGGTTATAAAAGTGATTATGGATTTAGAAGCGGCTATAAAAGTGACTACAATCGCTCTGGTTACAAAACTGATTATAAGTCAGGATATAAGACTGATAAATCAGGATATAAAACTGACTACAGTGTTCGAAGTGGACGAAGGCGAATCAAGAAGTTGAAAAAGACGAGATCTGTACGCAATAggtcatattataaaaatcagaaGCATTTTGTATCTGATcaagaaatattattgttaagtaataaaacatttagcaGTCTCACGCTTGGGCATAGTTCAAGTGACTCTGAATGTGATAATTATATGAGAAAATCTGCCGCAAGTCCAAAATACATTAGTGTATGTACGAAATATCCCTTACCATCAAAATATGActacagttttaaaaaaaataatcagaaaaatatattgcgGGTTAATTCATCAGATCCCTTTGCTCCAGGTCCAGTGTTTAGTGGGTTACAGAGACCAGTGacaacttataatatttttaaagtaagccataataataacaatactcTTTTAAAACCTCCAGGGCAGTCAAAAGCTTCAAGTGGAACGTTACCCCCATTGAAACCTGTTTTTACACATAAATTCGGAGTATCGCCTTTAACCTCAACAAAACAGCCGCAAAAAGAagttgataaaattaatagcaGAAATCTCTCCCCGAGAAATCGAAAGCACACTAAATTTACAGCGACAGCTCCCTTACCAACTCCTAAGAAGGAACATGTAAAACCATTACCAAATATATTcgaaaaagcaaaaaatagttacattcctaataagtctttatcacgcaatgtttttctaaatttcAAAAAGTCTAACATCAAACCAACGTATCATATAAAGAAACATAGGAGAACTGTAGTACTTGCTCCACCCAAAATCAACTTAAAACCTACAGAGAGACCATCTCGAATCACAATTAAAACAGAAAGTAAACATCACAGACATCGAAGTAAAAGACGACACAGGTCGAGATCAGTGTCTCGGTGCAGAGAATCTGCTAACCGTAATGTAGCTGAAACAATtgatcaaaaatttaatactgatATGGATAATctcataaacaattttattaagctGTGCCAGGTTGCACCAAAATTATTGACAAACGTCGCATTAAACTCTCCAAAGCATGTAGAAAAGGAGAAACCTCAATCAGATACCGCTACAACTAAAGTAGTAAAGCGAACATCAAAGAAGCGTAAAACTTCTGACAATTTAGAAACTGCCACACCTACATCAAAACGAAGACATAAAAAGCAGTTGGCAGAATCTCAAAATAAGGGTGGAAAAGATACAAATGAACATAAACTACCGCTTAAGAAAAGGCATTATCACATAAACTCGTCTACCAGCAATTCATTAAGTTTAAGTTTAGTGACCTCGGAGTTCGATGAAAATTTGAAGAATGAAGCTGGATCGGAAAAGTTTTTGTGTACAGAATCTGATTGCCTTGTAGATTTACAAACTCAAGATGCAGAAAATTCGCCTAAACCTAAAGCAGTTtctgaaaaatctaaaaggcCGGGTGAGAGTTTAAAAATTGCGGCATCTGAAAGCAAGATTATTTCAGAATTACTGCCGAAGGAAACTAAAACAGATAGTGATactaaaagtataataataaaaaaggatgaaAGCAATTCTCCAGTCATGGATGATTCTGcttcaaattcaattaatattacgGACGATGATTTGTTGATAAAGAAGCCATCGGAAGAACAGTCTGAACtgtcgaaaaaaatatatgaaacctccgaaaaattaaaagctgTCCATAAAATGGTTCATGATTTAGAGAAAAGCTTACCGAAAACGAAAGATGTGGATGTTAAACCTGAATCATCAAAATTAGACACTAGTCGAATTTCCTCCCCTAGATCTGAAACAAAATCATCACCAATGCGAAATCCGATAGTGACGCCGAAAAAGCGTCATAGGCTAGAAGCTGAAAAGGATACATCGCACTCCAACATAGATAATGTGGTGCAATCtctatctaaaaaaatatccgaAGAAAAGCCTTTGATGTCCGATAAGAaagatataaatgaaaatacatcTCAGGAAGATGTTAAGGATGATGATAAAAATTCATCTACTTCACCAAACACTACATCCGTTCCAACGTCAGGTAGCGGAACAGATCCTTTGAAGAGTATGTCTGCCAGATCATTATATAAGAGTGCAATTCCACCTGCACAGAAATCAGAAATAATGACTCGAAAGAAAAACAGACTCGAAGGCTTAACAAGCAATTTAGTTTCCAAAATTAATCCAAGTGCCGCTACAAAAGTACTTGATACACTTTTAAACAACAACATAAGAAAATCAATAGAATCACGAATATTGGAAAAGGAGAAAAGTAATTCTGACAGTAGTTGCAGTAACAAATCAGATGATAAAATCAGAGGAAAAGATTCACCGAATAATCAGATAAACACTAGAGCCAGTGTAATTAAATCTCCGGTATCGAAAGGTAAGCTATTGGAGACTAAATGTAAAACCAGAACATCAGACTCGTTAACTGGTAACACTGTAGTTGTAAACGTTGATAATCCCACTGGAATTTTTGAATCGTCTGTAGACTTAGAAGACCAAATTCCAAAGTCATCTATATGTGTCAGTAACATACTAGctgaaaagaataaaaaaatgaaaaatcacgATTTGAAAAGTTCTATATTATCTTCTATCGATACTGAATCGGATATACCATTATCCTTGATCGCAGAATCTTCTGATTCTATTATAAGACCTAAACGAGGAGAATCTATAGCGGCAGTTATATCGGATAAAATCCAAGAGACTGCTGGTGGCCATAACTTACGACAACccaaaagaaatttaatgacTGATAGTGATGATGCAAacgaaaagaaaaagaagaaaacttCTAATAATATCATAAGAGAAAGTAAATTAGTACTTCcctctaaaatattaattccgAAAGTTCAAGCAGAGAGGATGCCAAttggtaatataataaagaaatgtaatttacaaACTAAGAAATCTGAACAAACTGCAGAACCCAACGATACTATTAAAACCATTGATCCTGTCAAAAAGAAACCTCGAAGGCGAAAAGCTTTCAATAGGACGGGTTTCCCAAATGTCAAACGCAAGAAGAAAAAGGTTGAATCTAATAATTCGGCTAACAGCTCACATGATCAAttaggttccgaagatacggATAGTTCTGCATTTGAGAGAGTGCCGAAAGATGGTGAAGCGATGAGTAACTTCTTAGAACGCACTACTAATATGCAACCGGAGTTaaagattgttttaaataaagatgaaTGTCCGAAACAAGGGCGTTTGACAGTTGTTGCCTTAGAGAAACTACAAGGAAGGGAAGcagtaaataaatctaataaacaaACCGATAAAGCTGCTCCTGAAAAGAAAACTTCGTCGATACTAAGAGCGCCTgctttacaattaaaacaaaagactgataaagaaattaaaaaccaCATCAATAAATGGGAAGTACTAAGTGAGACTGATAGTATACCTTCGTTAGCGAGTTCTCTTGGCAATGACCCTGAAGACAGTATTCCATTGAGTTTATTGAACTTGAAGCAAAAGGCCAATAGAGTAGAAAATATtgagcgattaaaaagaaaaagtcgGGTTCTTTCGCCTTCTAATGAAATcgaacaaatattttcaaaacggAAGGTCGTAGAGAAAACTTGCAAAGTTGGACTTCGGCCGAAATCCAGTCTGGCTGTTTTGTACCCCAGTGAGCGAAGACATACCAGAAGTTTTGATAATACTGCTGAGGATGGGAAAATTAAGCCAAGAAAAtcagaaaacaaaaaagttttagaggttacagaaaaagaaaagattaAACCTTTGGGCATAATAACAAGGAGAAAGTCAAGATCATGTCAGCTAAATAAAAAGGTGGCTAATGATGTCGTAAACAGTTCGAGAGAGAGTTCATTGGAGACGATTGTTAGTCGTAAAATGCCACTGTCACGGGAACCATCTGTCGACACACTACTAGACCATGATGAAAATGAGCCCTTACCGCTTAATGAGAAAGAAATTGACTTCGAAAAAAGCATAGATGTCATATCcaagaatattatttgtaaaaagagGGTCGCTGCTTCTAGAGATGGAAGCCCGTCTAACGGAGTGGATAGTAAAGAGAGAATTGTGTCTAAGAAAAATCCCAGACTACGAAAGAAGTTCTTATTAGCCGGCTTATTTTCGGAATACTACAAGGAAga TCCAAAGCCTGAAGGAAAAGGAAAGAATCTGGTTACGCAAACAGAGTTTCCCCCTGGGCTCTTGGGTCCGCCCCCATACTGCGAACGTTGGGTTCGAAAAAGACTCATTCACTTCACGCTACCTTACGACATTTGGTGGGAACAACATTATAACCAACCAGTGCCTTCATggaattataagaaaatacgcACAA ACGTATACTACGACGTCAAGCCATCAGCCGAAGAATGCGAAAGTGTTGCATGCAATTGCGCACCGTCTTCCGGCTGTAACGAAGACTGTATCAACCGACTGGTCTATTCTGAGTGTTCACCCCAATTGTGTCCTAGCGG tgatAAATGCAAGAATCAAAGGATCCAACGCCACGAATGGGCATCTGGTTTGGAGAAATTCATGACTGAGAACAAAGGGTGGGGAGTTCGGACCAAACATAGGATAACGTCTGGGGACTTCATTTTGGAGTATGTGGGTGAAGTCGTCTCTGATAAGGAGTTTAAG GAGCGAATGGCAACCCGATATGCCAGGGACACACATCACTACTGTCTCCACTTAGACGGGGGCTTAGTCATTGACGGACATCGCATGGGCGGAGATGGACGCTTCGTCAACCATTCGTGTCGACCTAACTGTGAGATGCAAAAATGGACTTCTAatg GTACTTTCAGGATGGCGTTATTCGCACTAAGAGACATCGATCCAGATGAGGAATTGACTTATGATTACAACTTTTCACTGTTCAACCCAGCTGTGGGACag ccCTGCAAATGCGACTCGGAAGACTGTCGCGGCGTCATTGGTGGCAAGTCACAGCGTATAACGAAACAGCCACTTAAAACGCAATCACGGACACCCTCCAATGCCTCAAACCAATCCAGTACCTCTAACCAGCCGCGCGTTGGAAGACCGCGAAAAGCAGTGAAATGTAATAAGAAATCTGACCAATTGAACGTATCGGCCTGCGACATCAAGAACATGACCATTTTGAAGTACCAACAACATTTGAACAAGCTCTGGCAAGAACCGCAGTTGAAACCTCTCACTGCTAAGGAAAGGGCACTGGTTAAGGACAGGCATTGCTTCCTGTTTAGGAATTTGGAGAAT gtTCGTCGTACCCGCGAGAAGATAACACTCCCCATGCCCCCATCGCCCGTATCTAATGTCCCAAGTGTCAGTTTGCCTCCCGTCCCCGAAGTTATCAATGTCGATCCGTTAGCCTTACCCGATACAATGAATCCTCAAGTTTTCCacaaaaaattgcaaaatcTTCGAGCGTCGAAGgaaaaaatactgaaattgGCCAAATTCGAAGATGACTCAACATTAGATATGAAACAACGTTTGGGTCGAGTGTTTAAGGCACTGTTTACTATTTTAACAACttttaaag gcGACGAAGACAAGCCAATCTGTACACCATTACTCAAACTTAAGAACCAGAAATCGGATTCTATATCAGATTTAAATgggattcaaaataaaatagataacaaCGACTATGAAAGCATAGTACAGTTTGACAGCGATGTTAGCGGACTGATGTCTATGCTAATGAGAGAGTATAGTAAAGCCACTGCTGTGGGATCGGCTGCTGCGCAGTTGAAAAAg GTCTACACAACCGCCAAATTGGAGTTTGCCGAACATCTAAGTAAAATCCTTGGCTCTCAGGAAAGTCTACCATCTggatttatacaaaaaactaaaccgg aGGAAGTAATCCTATGCATCTGTGGACTACACGTGGAAGAAGGATTAATGGTGCAATGTGGCAACTCGCGTTGTGGCGTGTGGCAACACGCGCGATGTATGCGACTCGCTGATACCAGTTCTACGCACTACTGCCATCTATGTTCTACGGAGCct GTGGATCGCGAAATTCCTCTAGACGAATATACAGAGGAAGGCCATCAATTCTACTTATCGCTTATGCGTGATGGCCTTCAAGTAAGACAAGGCGATACGGTTTACGTGCTAAGAGATATACCAATTAATGATAAACATCCCGATGTCAGTCAAAAGACAGGGGACAAAACGGATTCGCCGAAGACTAAACGAGTCGACAGGAAGAAATTAAAGAACATCAAGGGAAAGGAAAAGGAAGATGTTACGGTCAATAAG GATAACGAAGTACGAAAACACACATACCAAACCATCGGATGCGTTCCAGTTtcggagctggatatattccGCGTGGAACGTTTGTGGAAACACAAGGACACGCAAGAGAGATACGTGTACGGGCATCATTATTTGCGGCCGCATGAGACATTCCACGAGCCAACTAGGAA GTTCTTCCACAATGAAGTAATGCGAGTACCCTTATATGAAGCCGTTCCCATAGAACTTGTCATGTCCCAGTGCTGGGTCATGGATCTCAATACATACTGCAAg GGTCGGCCAGTGGGCGCATCTGAAGCCCACGTATACATCTGTGAGCTACGCGTGGATCGTACAGCGCATCTCTTCACAAAAGTGTCTCGACCGAAATATCCTTTGTGCACGAAGCCTTACGCGTTCGACCATTTCCCGCAAAGGCTTAAAATTTCAAGGACGTATGCG ccTCATGAGGTGTTGCCAGAATATCTTAAAGGTCGCGCTGGGAAGAACTTCCTTGCTACGGACAAACCAAAACCAACAAACGAGATTAAGAAAAAGCCATCCACCAGTGCAATTTCTAGTGTTAATAAg GCATTAACTCCTTCGCAGCGGCGCGAGCAGCAAAAAGAGCGAGTGAATGAAATAGCTCGAGGTCTGCTCACACGGGGAGGTCAACGCGGGGCAGTTGACGCATCGTATCTATTGGCGCCTCGCGTTGCGCGAAGGCCTCGCGCCAGGCTCTCCTGA